The proteins below come from a single Clostridiaceae bacterium genomic window:
- a CDS encoding helix-turn-helix transcriptional regulator, whose protein sequence is MKNKLEEIRKSRGIRQEQLAAALRVSRQTIGSLENGRYNPSIILAFKIARYFNLSIEDIFIYEEEPEL, encoded by the coding sequence TTGAAAAACAAGTTGGAGGAAATAAGAAAATCCAGGGGCATACGGCAGGAACAATTGGCGGCAGCACTCCGGGTTTCTCGTCAGACTATCGGATCCCTGGAAAACGGGCGCTACAATCCATCGATAATACTAGCATTTAAAATAGCCCGATATTTTAACTTATCCATTGAGGATATTTTTATCTATGAGGAGGAACCGGAACTGTGA
- a CDS encoding CPBP family intramembrane metalloprotease, whose amino-acid sequence MIPLIKLKNKIFYNELFSNLLFVAIIASYILLKAISNLAYGASYFIAFRSGIMGAVMYVAGMYTVNLASNNSDENKQTFLIDMRIAKKGLVTSAVYFLFLFTTIIDNLQRKDILSGLPILSYLPGYDHLISIIGRLSQSISDITSFILPEQIRNIILGNLFYVLIPFILFKLLGYQFKDLFSLRYARASWPILSIYLVMFFSSGITIKKIWGFVYSLLYPALCEEFFHRGIIFRSANNIFRKVPIALLVGTIAFSLVHFPDYFFRIYNGNLLLSFSNIADLFLFGIFMAYGYQKTGTLLPWILIHALSDALYL is encoded by the coding sequence ATGATTCCATTAATTAAGTTGAAAAATAAAATTTTTTATAATGAACTATTTTCTAACTTACTCTTTGTAGCCATAATTGCTTCATATATACTGCTCAAAGCCATCAGCAATTTAGCCTACGGTGCATCCTATTTCATAGCATTTCGCAGCGGTATCATGGGTGCCGTGATGTATGTTGCGGGAATGTATACAGTCAACCTAGCCTCAAATAACAGCGACGAAAATAAGCAAACCTTTCTAATTGATATGAGGATAGCAAAAAAAGGATTGGTTACTTCTGCAGTTTATTTTTTATTCCTTTTTACAACAATAATAGACAATCTTCAAAGAAAAGACATTCTTTCCGGGCTCCCAATACTTTCTTACCTGCCGGGGTACGACCATCTGATATCCATTATAGGAAGACTCTCACAATCCATTTCAGATATCACAAGTTTCATACTACCGGAACAAATTAGGAACATAATCCTTGGTAATCTGTTTTATGTACTTATACCATTTATTTTATTTAAGCTGCTGGGTTATCAGTTTAAAGACCTTTTTTCACTAAGATACGCAAGAGCAAGCTGGCCTATTCTCAGTATATATTTAGTTATGTTTTTCTCTAGTGGTATTACCATTAAAAAAATCTGGGGTTTTGTTTATAGCCTTCTTTACCCCGCATTATGCGAGGAATTCTTTCATAGAGGAATTATATTCCGTTCCGCGAACAACATTTTCAGAAAAGTTCCTATTGCATTATTAGTAGGTACCATCGCCTTCAGTCTAGTGCATTTCCCGGATTATTTCTTCAGGATTTATAATGGTAACTTATTACTCTCCTTTTCTAATATTGCAGATTTATTTCTGTTTGGTATTTTTATGGCATATGGATATCAAAAAACTGGAACACTTTTACCCTGGATATTGATACACGCTTTGTCTGATGCGTTATATCTTTAA